The stretch of DNA tcgacattaagacattaactaatcaactaggtaccaatttttgggcgttacgagggtgcaaatccttcctcgtacgtaaccgactcccgaaccaatttttctgaatttcgtggaccaaaatcattgttttaatgaaatcaaatcgtttattaaaaacaaccactgtttgaggtgatccgatcacaccttatcaaaaaaagattggtgacgGCTCCcgtttttttcgttttcatttttaaaatccaagtcgaccctgttttgtcaaaaaaatggtgtcaacagcttggcgactccactggggactaaatccaaaaataagagagtcaagccacgagttgattaatttctgtctttttgtcgaaaatcgaaattttgatttaaatttacgatcctttcattgcatttcattcgtCTCTATTTCAGTTTTTATCATTGTGATTTGATTGCTGTGGTAGTTTAAGCTTGGTATATTACTGCACTGCATTGCATGACCGTAGGTCAcacccttctaagtgggagtaagaagctagtccttcgtgaggttttcacctccgtgtaggatagtggatcacttctgggatacatccgtacttatgtcttcgtgagattttcatctccgtgtagccataagGAAATGTGTCCCCCTAAACTGAACTCAGTCTGTATGAatctataatgggtgaggatcgaggaatctgccggttcgggaacccttactttagaaccgaacctcATATAACGAGCCTTGAGAgcttaccctaggtagaaccatacCAAGCCCTAGTAGCTACCTGAATAGACGATTTATTCTTTTTCATGCTTTGAAATTAGCTTGATGTGCAATACTAACTTATTCTGTTTTGGCTTTAactttgattgcatgacatttcATTTCTAAAGAGGTGTTGGTTAATATTCGATATCTAAATAGAAAAGCTCAATATGGAAAGGGAGTTTCTTggtaaagtagaagacaatgcgGCCGTCCAAGTTTGGTCCGAAAAGGTTCAGCAAGAAAAGGGTGACAGCCTCGCAGAAGGATACACATTGGAATTATGGCATTTCACTTGCATTAGTGTGACTCAAGATGGTGtgcaagaattaaaaaaaatatggaatcaGTGGGATAACGAGATTAAGCAACTCTTTTACAGCAACTATGGGGATTTACCTTATTTGCCTGATGTGAGAGCAGATAAACGCTTATTTCGAGCCCTTGCGCAGTACTGGAATCTGGCCTATAGTTGTTTCACgtttgggaaagtagatttggtacctacGATAGAGGAATATACGACCTTGCTACAGTGTCCAAGGATCCAAGTTGACAAAGTCTATTCAAGATCAACTAATGTCCCGGCATTCTTGAAGAAATTAATGTGCATCACAGGAATGAGCGAGCAATGGGTCACAGCCCGGATTAAGCAAAAGAGGGACAGCAAATGCATACCTTGGAGGAACTTACGAGATTTAATCTTGGCACACCCAGATGTAAAGAAAAGGGTTGATATTTTTGCATTGAGCATTTATGGTTTGGTTGTCTTCCCTAAAGCATTAGGGCATATGGATGAGGCGGTTTCAGATTTGTTTGATAGGATTGACAAAGGGGTTACACCGGTCCCAGTAGTTTTGGCTGAAACCTTCAAGTCCCTAAATGCGTGTCGAAGAGCGGGcaagggaaggtttattggatgcacGCAATTGCTGTTGgtatggttccatagtcacttttggaaggtggaaaaaGTCTCATATCGGGTCTTCTCAAAAAATTAATCCCCACTAAAGGAACTAGTagctacaccaagacgagacgacatcacaGAGGAGAAATGGATGgcgattctccaaaatcttcaagAGGATGATGTCGAGTGGAAGGCTCCTTGGATGGTGCCCGATGAGATCTTATACCGATGTGGGGACtttgactgggtccctttacttggaatttggggagttgtCAGATATATCCCTTTGTTGGTATTAAGACAATACAGATCGAGACAGTTTATACCGGCAACACATGGGTTGGCACAATGTGAATTCTCTTATAAGGATCATAACTATAAGAGAAAAATTtgagaaatatctaacgcttggaaacgAGTTCACCGGATGAAAAGATTTACCGTAGGAGCAATGACAACTCCCGAATATTAcgggtggtggagtaaaaggatcAATGACAATATCCTTGAGCCGAGAGAAGATTACGTTCAGTCTCTAGAGGAGTATCTGTAGGTAGTTCCGTCAGAATTGGAGATCATCAAACAAGACTTTGAAAAAAGGAGTTTGGAATGGGGAAAGAAGATAGAACAGCTGGAAGAGGAGAAGATGCGTTTGGGACTAGACATcaatatccacaagctagaagccgagaaacTAAGGAAGGGAAAGAATAAGGCTGAGGAGGATTTTGACAGTCTAAAAACGGATTATAAGAAGTTGCGATTGTCAATGAGGACTGCCGGTTTGGgcaaaacgtcagagcagtggcgacaggagatcaagaaagaaagaaccaAGGCAGATAAGTGGGAGAAGGAATCccaagatgctcgagctcgagaaagCGTTTTGGAGAAAAGCTTATTAGAATGTTGAAATGAGAAAGCGGGATTAAAAGCTCGGGTGGCAGAACTGGAAAAGTCACTTCACCTATACCGTAGTCGCAACTTCGCGATCGAATTAAGGGCGAGTTTGAAGAAGATTGATGAATTGAATGAGAGGATAGGAGAGCTTAAGGAGGCACGGAAAAATTCTCAACTACGAgtggagcttcttgagaggagtaatgagCAGTGGCGAGAGCAACTCCATCATTCTCAAAATCAAATTAGAGAAAGGGACTACATTATGGGCGAAGCCGTGACTCAAGTACAGGAAGTAGCGGATCATTTACAAACCTTAGCAATTCAGgctgatgtattgagtttaaagtATGAATCAGAATCAAGCTGgggtcgagatttagcttggctcCTTAGGAAGGTTAAGGTTTTGAGTATAAAAgcgaagccgtatatgtaattcattttatgtaaaggaatttgctttctagtcgAGTTTTTTTCCTAATGAAATTGAActagaatcaatgcctctttttgcattcatgcatctacatatcatcatatgcattaaagttttaaaaagggagcctaattaatttaaaattatgacaGAACTACCCTGGAAACTAATAAAAATTCACCAACCGTTTATCACTACAGTACCCGTCGCAAGACAAAAGCCATGGATCAAAGATTCGAAAGACTCGAACAAATCCAAAAGGAGATGCAAGAAAAAATGAAAGAGCGGTTAGAGAAGATTCAACAAGATATGAGGAACGAAATGATAGAGTCTCAAAAAAGCATGATAGTTGAATTGACGCAGTTGTTGAAAGGGGGAAACgacaaaggaaaagaccccgtgGTTAATAcagaagaagaaaataatgatAGCCCTCTCTATCCCCCAGGTTTCACTCCTCCTCATGCGCAAACCCAAGCTAAGGTGCACCCACGCAGATCATCTGTTATTATCAGGCCTCAACAGTTTCAGATTGGCACCTCAATACCAGTAAATTTCCAAACTGGAATAGGTTCTCATCTCGGAGAAGCCCTTACCAATCCTATAGTACCCGATTTTGACGAAATGATgggaaaagagaaaacaaaggaaGAACTACCGAGCCGATTGGAGGAAAGATGTAAATGGCTCGAAGAGAAATTCAAAGCCATGGAAAGTAGCGAGAATTATCATGGGATCGACGCTAAAGATTTAAGCTTAATTCCAGATTTGGTATTTCCCCACAAATTTAAAATGctggaatttgagaaatacaatgaGACTAGTTGCCTaaaagctcatattaccatgttctgcATACGTATGACTAGGCACATTAACAACGACCAATTGCTTAtacattgcttccaagatagcCTCGCAAGGGCAGCATCTatgtggtacaatcaattgagtcgtgCCAAAATCGGATCATGGAGGGACTTAGCACAAGCATTTATAAAGCAATACAACCATGTAGCCGATATGGTCCCTGATAGAATTACCCTCcaaaatatggagaagaagcctaatgaaagttttaggcaatatgtgCAAAAATGGAGGGAAGTTGCCGTTCAAGTCTAACCACCACTCTTGGAGAAAGAGATGTCAATGCTCTTTATCAACACATTGAAGGCACCGtttatcacacatatgttaggaagtgccacgaAGAGCTTCTccgacatagttatgaatggagagatgattgaaaatgccatcAGGAGTGGGAGGATCGAGTTTGGAGAAAGTAACCGAAGATCAGCTCcggaaaaaaaagagaatgagGTAAACAACGTGAGCACCTATAACAAAGGTTGCTCGAAATCAATCATTGTGAACCAACCAAGGAAAGTGGCTACTAATCAGCAAGGTCCGTCAAGACAGGAATCTGGAAAAAGGCAAAACATTGAGAAGCCCTAGTTTACGCCAATTCCAATGCCATACCGGGAGTTAtatcaaaatttgtttgataCGCATGTTGTCTCTCCTTGCTATTTGAAACCTctgcaacctccataccccaaTTGGTACGACACGAACGCGTAATGTGACTATTATGCGGGAATCACGGGGCATTCGATAGAGAATTGCACAGCCTTCAAAAGGCTGGTGGAAAAGCTGATCGgcatgggtgttgtcaagttCGATGATTCACCCAGTGGGGAAAATCCATTGCCTAACCACGCTGACAAGGGGGTGAACATGATAAGCGGAAATATAGGGAGAAAAATCAAAACAGATATTGCAGAAGTAAAAACCCCACTGAAATGGGTTTTGAAACAAATGATAGACATGGGATTAATCATTCAGAATTTGGAGAAGAGACCAAGAGGGATGATgagctactgtgagttccatgccGAGAAGGGTCATAATATCCAGGAATGTACAGACTTTAGGACCATGGTACAAATCTAATGGACAACAAGGAGATAGAGTTTTATGAAGAATTCAAGGAATTTGAAGAAAGAGAAATCTGCACCTCAGAGGAAGGACCCATAGAAAGGTTCCAGAAGGccaatcacccagtggtgattatttcacgGCCAATGAGCAATGAAGCGGGGAAACAAATATCACCGaaagtcataatccaaaaacctgtaccCTTTTTctataagaataacaaaaaagtTCCTTGGAATTTCGACTGTAATGTGACAATCCCAGAAGAAAggaacccgataaatgcttcagaaaAGAGTAATGATGAAGGTTTCTACACACGTAGTGGAAAGTGTTATGATCCAGTGACTTCAAAAACAGAGCCTACAAAAGGAAAAGCGTTGGTGGTTGAACAGAAGAAGGAAAAGGCGGTTCGACTTGAATCATCTGTCAACGAAGCAGTAATTGAGAATGAAGCTAGAGAGTTTCTAAAATTCTTGAAACACAGCGAATACAGTGTCGTAGAGCAGTTGTATAAATAGCCAGCTCGTATATCGATACTAGCACTACTTCTAAGCTCGGAAGCACATCGAAACGCACtgatgaaaatattaaatgaaacttACGTCGCTCAGGACATCTCTGTGAACAAGTTAGACCGTCTGGTTGGTAATATAAGCACGAATAATTACATTTTCTTTAATGACGATGAAATACCAATGGGAGGCATGGGATCGACTAAAGCTCTACACATTACAGCCCGCTACAAGGGGCATATGTTGCTAGGGGTATTACTTGATAATGGATCAGTCGTGAACGTCTTACCCTTATCCACCTTGAATAGGCTGCCCGTAGACCGCTCGCATATGAAAATGTGCCAGAATATAGTGAGGGCGTTTGATGGTACTGAGAGAAGAGTAATGGGAAAGATTGAAATTCCTCTTTTAATCGGCCCAAGCACGTACGAGGTGGACTTCCTGGTAATGGACATTAAACCTTCTTACAATTTTCTGTTAGggagaccttggattcattcagcGGGAGCAGTACCTTCATCGCTTCACCAAAAGTTGAAATTGGTAGTGGACGGTCGGCTGGTAACGATCGATGCAGAGGAGGACATCATTGCGTTTGTAACTAGCGCCACACCATATATAGAGCCAGAAAAAGAAACAATTGAATGCTCATTTCGGTCTTTGGAGTTTGTGAATTCAACCTTTATTTCTGAGGGGAACAAAATTCCAATGCCCAACATATCCGAAACCACGAAGATGGGACTACAAATGACAGTTGGAAAAGGAGCTGTGTCCGGGAAAGGGCTCGGAAGATGTCTTCAAGGAAGGATAGAGGCACCAACAATGAAAGACAAACGAGACCGctttggtttaggatttaagccaAATGCAAAGCAAAGAAGGGAAGAGTTGAAAAAGAGGCAAGAGAGGCGGAAAGCGCGTTTGAGCGGAGAAGAAGTCGATTAGGAACCTATGACCTTCCCCCACTTATCCAGAACCTTCGTGTCGGGGGGGACCATTTTTCCTAAACGGGAAGCACCAAGAAGAGATACTACAGAGGGAATATTAAGGAACATGAACATCAATGCCATATTCAAGGAAGAACTCGAAGAAAGAAGTACATCAGGCATCTGCCCTTATGAACCTGGAAGTGTTCTAgacaactggactgcagaagagatccatGTAACGtatagaactaattcagagtaatgttcagagCACTTATTACCCTAAGCCTAGGGGTATTAAGAATATTTTGTAAAAAGACACAAGTCCCAAAAtcttatttcaatgaaaacatatCATTTAGTCACTTTGAgcaaatatttttattctttctatACCATTTATAATCATACTGTGCAtacaattattcttagattctttttttctttggacCTTCCCTCGTCCCAAtaataggtcttcagatatcaatgatgtgAGTAATGCTGTTACTGACCCAGATGccctatttgaaaaaaatatgaatacgGATGACCTTCAGGATTTGAAGATAACCAAGATAGCaccttatctcctgatttgttaagaatggtggaggaagaagaaaaacaaatcttACCTCACAAAGAGTTAGTGGAGATTGTAAGCTTGGGAGAGGGAAAAGAGGTAAAAATTGGTGCTTGTATCGCCACAGAGATAAAACAAGATCTCGTTGAGTTGCTTAGAGAGTTtaaggatgttttcgcgtggtcttaccaagatatgcctggatTAAGTACTGATGTAGTAGTACACCGATTGCCCACAAAAGAAGAATGTAGACCGGTTCAACAGAAGCTCCGAAGGATAAGGCCTgatgttttgttgaaaataaaagaggaggttaaGAAGCAGTTCGACGCAGGATTCTTACAAGTGGTCAAATACTCAGATTGGGTAGCTAATATAGTCatagtccctaaaaaagatgggaaagtttggatgtgtgtagactacagggatctgaacaaagctagccccAAGGACAATTTTCCATTGCCACATATCGACACTTTAGTAGATAACACGACAGGTTACTCACTTTTCTCCTTTATGGACGGTTTCTcgggatacaatcagataaaaatgcatcctggagacatggacaagactacctttgtaaccatgtggggcacattctgttacaaggtaatgccatttggattgaagaatgcgggggcaacatactaaagagccatggtaaccttattccatgacatgatgcataaagagatagaagtatATGTagatgatatgattgcaaaatctagaACAGAGGAAGAGCATGTACAAGTCTTGAGAAAACTGTTTATACGGTTAAGGAAGTTCCAATTAAAGCTTAACCCGACCAAATACACTTTCGGGGTTAGATCTGAAAAGCTTCAAGGGTTCGTGGTCAGTGAAAGAGGGATcgagattgacccagacaaatTCAAGGTCATACAAGATTTGCCTCCGCCACACACTCAAAAAGAGGTTCGAGGTTTCTTGGGAAGGCTGAACTACATCGCCATGTTCATTTCACAGTTAACTGAGAAATGCGACCCCATTtttcgtctccttaagaaacaaaATCCAAGCGTATGGGATGAGGAGACAAAAAGCTGTTGACAAGATTAAGTATTACTTATCTAACGCCCCAGTACTAATGCCATCGTACCCAGGTAAGCCATTGATACTGTATTTAGCTGTATTCgaaaattctatgggatgcgtgTTGGGCCAACACGATGAgttaggaagaaaagaaagagcgatatacTATCTCAACAAAAAGTTCAATGAATGCGAGACAAGATATTCGCCAATCGAGAAGCTATGTTGCGCCCtaatttggacaactcggagattgAGGCAGTACATGTTATATCATACCACTTGGCTAATGTCAAAACTAGACCcactgaaatacatgatggagtcaactgctttgaatggaagaatggcccgATGACAGATCTTGCTTTCTGAATTCGACATACTCTACGTAaatcaaaaggctataaaagggagtgcaatagcagattttctagctagtagggctctagaagattatgagcctttgaacttcgatttcccaaatgaagatatAGTGTACGTGGCAACCACCGAAGAGGATACTCGAGAGGGCAAtgcttggaaattaaacttcgACGGGGCCTCAAATGCTGTAGGCAATGGAATCGgagcagtcttggtatctccaagcggagatcattatccagtaacttgcaaattggattttaattgtaCAAACAATATAGCCGAatacgaagcatgtatcatggggaTTCGGACATCCATAGAGCGTAAGATTAAAGTGTTAGAGGTGTATGGAGACTCTGCACTGGTAATCTATCAGCTCAAAGGGGAATGGCAGATAAGAGATCCCAAATTGGTCAATTACCGAAAATTGGTTATGGAACTAATTAAGGAGTTTGATGATATCACCTTTTGCTACCTTCCACGAGAGGAAAATCAGGTGGCCGACGCTTTGGCTACATTGGCTGCTATGATCAAAGTGAATAAACAGGAAGATATGAAGCCAATCCGAATGAGCATTTATGAGGCTCCAGCCCACTGTTGCAATATTGATGTAGAAGAAGAAAAAGACGATCACCCATGGTATCAAGATATGCTGCGATACgtgaagaatcgtgaatacccgGACCAGGCAACAGAGAATGACAAGAGAACGTTGAGAAGACTGGCTAGTGACTACGTCTTAGATAGAGAGATCCTGTATAAAAGGGGCAAGGATCAGGTGCTACTGAGATGCGTAGACTCTGTTGAAGCCTAACAAATTTTGGAAGAGGTCCATAATGGTGTCTGTGGAACACACGccaatggtttcacaatggcaaggcaaatcatgagatttggatattattggtctaccatggaaggggaCTGCATCAAATATGCCAAGAAATGCCACAAGTgtcaaatttacggagacaaaattcatgtacctccCTCACTTCTCCATGTCATGACTTCCTcatggcccttttccatgtggggcatggacgtcattgggctaATATCGCTAAAAActtcaaatgggcatcgattcatctttgtagtAATTGATTACATTactaaatgggtagaagccgcttcatatgctaatgtcacaaaGACAACGGTCAGTAGGTTCTTAaagaaggagatcatatgtcgatatggaatgccagaGAGGATAATATCGGACAACGCGCTAAATTTGAACAATAGTATGATAGCATAGATCTGTACCCAGTTCAATattaagcaccacaactcatcgccataccgcccaaaaatgaatggcgcAGTGGAAGCAGctaataagaacatcaagaagattgtgggaaagatgactgagacttatagggattggcatgagaagctcCCATTTACTCTTTTTGCTTATAGAACGTCTGTTAGAACCTCCAcaggggcaacgcctttctcattggtctacggaatggaggcagttttacccatcAAAGAAGAGATTCCTTCCCTTCAAGTCTTGTCAGAGTTAAAGTtggacgaagcagaatgggtccaatctCGATACGACCAGCTGAATCTTGTCGAAGaaaaaaggctaaaagctattcgccatagtcaaatgtaccaaaagtgaatgatgcgagcttacaataagaaagttcgtcccAGGGAATTCCACGAAGGGGatttggtactgaagaagatccttcccatacaaaaagactttagaagaaagtggatgccaaattgaGAAGGACCATATGTGGTGAGGAATGCCTTCTCTGGAGGAGCACTGATATTAACTGAAATGGATAGAAAGACTTTGCCTAATCCAATGAATTTAGATTCAGTGAAGAAGTACTttgcttaaaaaaaaagaaaggccaaagtgaaaacccaaaAGGGCACTTTGTGACCAAAAgggctttgaattgaaaacccgatAAAAgagcagttcaaattttgatcaaatgtgGGGCATATGCCTCAATTAGCAAGAAAGAGGGATGCTACATCTTGGAGCATCAACAAAGCATCCTGAATTTTCTAAACACATATCGAATTCAAAGGGTCCCCCAAAAGTTTGGTGTAGAGAaactcatgctacgatatctggggcacctgttttCATCTCATTCATTttgtatcttagcaaaatttactattttgattaatttattcatttcgagctttattctcaataaaatttcatcttatcCATTGTGCTAATCCTTTTAATCTTTTTCATTCTGAaccttagcaaaatttgctatcttgattaatttattcattttgagcctTATTCTCAATTAAATTCTatcttgtccattttgataatctttttcaagcatttttcattgaaataacgattaatggactgataatattcaagcaaaaggagttttgcacattactctaaaagtttctaaataataaaggaacctgaaacaggactattgtttagagcacaccaagtttaaaggttgaatgtctaagaaggaaaaatctaaattaagactatccttTTGAATTTTGTTGTCCAAGCATGGAttgaacaaacaagcaatgatcaccgagtGATAAGAAGAGATTGCTTGGAATGAAAAGTTCTACAATTGTGTATAAACAttggtatgacaccttgagaatggtgtaagaCCAAAGGGATtcagatcctgtatccttgatCTGTGATAGCAGAAGATTGAGAAAAGTCAGATCTTTCTACCCTTGAATTACAGTGGCAGGAGgatggttcaaattttatgtcccaaaattaCAAGTGGACTTAACCTTGAAGATTAcagtggattaaactttgaaGATTGTAGTGGAGGCAATCCGATTGAGTAAGGGATGAGTGTTACCAGTCGAACAATATGGTGTTCTGACGTGTTGGTAATAGAGCCTTAATGAATAATGAGCAATCACAACTCAAACATTAAGAGATCATGTTCATGACATCTTGCATTCATGCATGCACATTTAGTTAggagattttgattcattccaatcataacatcctaatcactagacTTAGATAGGTTCATAAAATGGActttacaggtcatgttccctagagaacagatcaataAAGTTAcccatacccctgaagttgcagtgggatggattgaagtcacCATatcaagtcctatctccctaagcagtagtggagcagatcgaagacggcgaatcttatcttcctaagcagtagtgaagcagatttaagccaccagtcctatctccctaagcagtagtggagcaagtCGAAGATGGTAGATCctatctccttaagcagtagtggagcaggtcgaagatggtagatcctatctccctaagcagtagtggagcaggtcaaagatggtagatcctatctccctaagcagtagtggagcagatcgaagacggcgaatcttatcttcctaaacagtagtgaagcagatttaagccaccagtcctatctccttaagcagtagtggagcaagtCGAAGATGgtagatcctatctccctaagcagtagtggagcaggtcgaagatggtagatcctatctccctaagcagtagtggagcaggtcaaagatggtagatcctatctccctaagcagtagtggagcagatcgaagacgacgaatcttatcttcctaagcagtagtgaagcagatttaagccaccagtcttatctccctaagcagtagtggagcaggttgaagatggtagatcctatctccctaagcagtagtggagtaggtcaaAGATGgtagatcctatctccctaagcagtagtggagcagatcgaagacggtgaatcttatcttcctaagcagtagtgaagcagatcagatgatcaggagatgcgtggcagaagatgaaaTACTGAAGATTTTATACCACTATCACTCGGCTCCAAGTGAGGGACACTTCAGAGGTACACGTACagcggccaaagtattgcaagccgaattcttttggccaacactattcaaggatgcatatgcttACGTGAAGAGCTGTGATCGAtatcaaagggttggaaatgtcaccaacagaaatgagatacctcgaacaaacatcattgaggtagagttgttcgatgtatggggtattgactttcttggtccttttccTCCATCTTGCGGTCATAAGTACATactagtagcagtagactatgtgtctaagtgggtgaggctgaggcatatccgacaaacgatgctaaggttgtgataaAGTTTCTGCaaaagcatgtgttcacaaggtttggaaccctaaGAGCTATCATCAGTGACGAAGGatcccactttgtgaacaagtggttaaaatggttattagacGAGCAcagagtgaaacacaaggttgcaacagcttaccatccgcagacaaatgggcaagctgaactggcacaGAGAAAGTAGTCTGCccgaaccgacgagattggtccacaAGATTAGATAATGCTTAATTAGCTTACAAAACAACATACAAGACACCGTTaaggatgtcaccctataggttggtctttgggaaagtcTGTCATCTACCATTGGAGTtggagcacaaagcttactgggctcttcaaCAGCTTAATTTGGATCCTAAGCTCGCGAAAGAGAAACGAATGTTCCAACTCAATAAGTTAGAAAAGTTtcgaatgttctcatatgaaaacgtcaaattactt from Gossypium hirsutum isolate 1008001.06 chromosome D04, Gossypium_hirsutum_v2.1, whole genome shotgun sequence encodes:
- the LOC107898161 gene encoding uncharacterized protein, with amino-acid sequence MGIRTSIERKIKVLEVYGDSALVIYQLKGEWQIRDPKLVNYRKLVMELIKEFDDITFCYLPREENQVADALATLAAMIKVNKQEDMKPIRMSIYEAPAHCCNIDVEEEKDDHPWYQDMLRYVKNREYPDQATENDKRTLRRLASDYVLDREILYKRGKDQVLLRCVDSVEA